CCCGGCTACGGGTAGCCGTCCCGCCTCCCGGCGAGCAGTTCACTGTGCCTTACACGCAGACTCAGACCTCCGAAAAGATTATGCCTTCCTACGAGCATCTGGTGGGACGGGACATTCGCACCAATGTTGAGGTGCCGCAGCTTGCCAGCAAGTGGGCGGTTGCCGCTAACGGCAAGGACTGGACCTTCGATTTGAGGCAGGGCGTTCCTTTCTACAGAGACGGCAAGGCCTTCAATAACTACACCTTCAGCGCCAGGGACGTAGTGCTTACCTGGGACCTCTTAAACGGAGAGGAAGGCGCGGTTAAAACTTCCAAGGCCAAAAGCCCCGGCGAATGGAATAACCGTCTGGGTTCCGGCGCGGGCAACTGGGAAGTTGTCAACGACAACCGTGTAATCCTCCATTCCCCCAAAGTATGGCTGGACGCCGCCTTCTTCTTCTCGGACGAGTGGGAGTCCGGTATCGTGAGCAAGCAGCACTGGGATGCGGTGGGCGGGGAAGACGGCTACATGGCAAACCCCATTGGCAACGGCCCCTGGAGCTATGTCAGCCACTCCGCCAACCAGAACTTCCTCCACAAGGCAGTAAAGGGTCACTATAGGCAGACCCCGGAGTTTGACGAACTCCAGATACTCTTTGTGCAAGAGGCTGCTACGCGGCTGGCCCAGCTTTTGGCTAAAGAAGTGGACATCATCCCCCTGCTGCGCTCGCAGCGCCAGCAGGTGGAAACTTCAGGCTTCAAAACCGTGAAGAGCACTCTGCCGGGACTCCATAGCTCGCTCCAGATCATGTACTACAGGCAAAACGCCTACTGCGTCAACGGCACGCCTCTTCCTGGAGCCGGCGCACCCTGCGGCCCCTCCAAGGCTTACGACGTCAACGACCCGACCCGGAAGCCCGCCGTCCGCCGAGCCTTGAACCTGGCCATCAACCGTGACGAAATCAACAAGGTCTTTTTTGACGGAAAGGCGTTCCCGGCTGTCAGCTACTTCCCGCCCTGGCGCGACGACTGGAAGGACGAATGGGCTCCTATCCCCGGCCCTGAAGGCAAGACGGGCAAGGACGGCGGTTATCCCTACCCCTATGATCCCGCCGCCGCTTCGAAACTGTTGGCTGATTCCGGTGTGCCCGACGGGTTCGAGATAACGCTGACCTGCTTCCGGGTACATCAGACCGTGCCTGAGTGGCCGGACATGTGCGAACGCTTTGTTCAGCACTTTAATGCCATCAAAGTCAGGTCAAAGCTGGAGTTTGTGAACAGCTTTGGCGAGTTCCGGACAGTGGCGCGGGCCAGGGAGCGCAGTCAATGGCTCAGAACGGCCGCCGAGTCTCTGGACCCCATATGCGCGGCGGTAGCCTTTGCCCACGTATGGGAGCTTGGTATTGGCTACATGGAGCACGAGCCTATCTCCGACTTCTGGAAGAAATGCAATGAGATAGCCAGCCTGGATGAGCGCCGCAAGCTGGCATCAGACCTGGGCACCCTCTGGTTGAAGGAGTCTTACAGCGTTCCCCTCCTCTGGATTTTCGGAGAGGCTGCTATAAACCAGAGCGTCGTTGAAGACTACGCGGTAAATCAGCTTCACATGGGACCCATCAGATACCACGAGTACACTAAGGCCGTGCAGAAGCGGTAATTCACGCTAAGACGCAAGAAAAAGCCCTCCCAAAATGGGAGGGCTTTTTCTTTGCCGCGTTCCACGCATCTTATGGATAGTCCTTTTAGATGCAACGTCAGGGAAAATTTTAAGCCGATAAGCGATCCAGGCGGCGCTTCTGCCCCTCAGCGGCGTTCTGCTATCGCTAGTTATTGGATTGTGTGCATTCTGTCCCTTACAAATCTCATGCAAACGGATATTTCTAGTAGTCTCCACGAATAGCTTTGGGTTGTCGCTTTGATGGATGGGACGCGGCGTGCTCGCTGATAAGGTAAGTCTCGATAGAGAATTTCACCTCTCCCCAAACGCTACGGCTGAATGCAGCCTGAAGGAGGCTACTATGGCAGGAATCCTTTGGTTGATTTTCATAGTGCTAATAGTGCTATGGCTTGTAGGGTTTGCGGTGAACTGGGGAGCCTTTGTATGGCTTCTGCTGATAGCCGCTGCGGTAGTGCTGCTGATAAACCTCATAGGTTCGTTTTCAGGGTCCAGGCACAATCACTAGACGACAGGTCTAGGGTAGCGGCCCGCTGAGGCGGGCCGCTACCCTAGACAGTTATCAGCGGTTGGATTGAATTGCGCTTCAGATAAGTTTTAGCGTACGCATGGCAGTGGGGTGGCTGTGATGAG
This sequence is a window from SAR202 cluster bacterium. Protein-coding genes within it:
- a CDS encoding ABC transporter substrate-binding protein, translating into MQPRLRVAVPPPGEQFTVPYTQTQTSEKIMPSYEHLVGRDIRTNVEVPQLASKWAVAANGKDWTFDLRQGVPFYRDGKAFNNYTFSARDVVLTWDLLNGEEGAVKTSKAKSPGEWNNRLGSGAGNWEVVNDNRVILHSPKVWLDAAFFFSDEWESGIVSKQHWDAVGGEDGYMANPIGNGPWSYVSHSANQNFLHKAVKGHYRQTPEFDELQILFVQEAATRLAQLLAKEVDIIPLLRSQRQQVETSGFKTVKSTLPGLHSSLQIMYYRQNAYCVNGTPLPGAGAPCGPSKAYDVNDPTRKPAVRRALNLAINRDEINKVFFDGKAFPAVSYFPPWRDDWKDEWAPIPGPEGKTGKDGGYPYPYDPAAASKLLADSGVPDGFEITLTCFRVHQTVPEWPDMCERFVQHFNAIKVRSKLEFVNSFGEFRTVARARERSQWLRTAAESLDPICAAVAFAHVWELGIGYMEHEPISDFWKKCNEIASLDERRKLASDLGTLWLKESYSVPLLWIFGEAAINQSVVEDYAVNQLHMGPIRYHEYTKAVQKR